One Chaetodon trifascialis isolate fChaTrf1 chromosome 21, fChaTrf1.hap1, whole genome shotgun sequence genomic window carries:
- the mtr gene encoding methionine synthase produces the protein MVLDGGMGTMIQQHKLEEEDFRGDEFKDHPLSLKGNNDLLSITQPSIVYKIHKEYLLAGADIIETNTFSSTSIAQADYGLEHMAYRLNKVSAELARKAADDVTKQTGCKRYVAGAVGPTNKTLSVSPSVERPDFRNITFDELVEAYTEQVRGLIDGGADILLVETIFDTANAKAALFAIDLLFEKSYERKPIFISGTIVDRSGRTLSGQTGEAFVVSVSHANPLCIGLNCALGAAEMRPFIEAIGKSTSAFISCYPNAGLPNTFGEYDETPQVTSGHLKEFAVDGLVNVVGGCCGTTPDHIRAISEAVKHRQPRVPAADIYQDYMLLAGLEPFRIGPYTNFVNIGERCNVAGSRKFAKLIMAGNYEEALSIAKTQVEMGAQVLDINMDEGMLEGPTAMARFCNYIASEPDIARVPLCIDSSNFSVVEAGLKCCQGKCIVNSISLKEGEEEFLLRAATVKRYGAAVVVMAFDEEGQATDTDRKVEICTRAYQLLVSKVGFNPSDIIFDPNILTIGTGMEEHNEYAVNFIRATKLIKETLPRARVSGGLSNLSFSFRGMEVIREAMHGAFLYHAIKDGMDMGIVNAGNLPVYDDIDKHLLLLCENLIWNRDADATEKLLAYAQSNVKGGKKVVQTDEWREGSVEDRLEYALIKGIEKHVVEDVEECRAQVDRYSRPLHIIEGPLMNGMKVVGDLFGAGKMFLPQVIKSARVMKKAVGYLIPFMEKEREEMMASSESTEEMDPFQGTIVLATVKGDVHDIGKNIVGVVLGCNNFRVIDLGVMVPCDKILREAISKKADIIGLSGLITPSLDEMIYVAKEMERLGITIPLLIGGATTSKTHTAVKIAPRYSCPVIHVLDASRSVVVCSQLLDEAVREEYFEDLREEYEDIRQEHYDSLKDRRYLSLSQAREKALHIDWLSVPRPVHPQFLGTRVFDWYDLNSLVDFIDWKPFFDVWQLRGKYPNRGYPKIFKDKTVGLEARRVFDDAQKLLHQMIDDGSLKGRGLVGFWHAQSDGDDISVYKDDVTVHRDTKPIATFHGLRQQVEKDSSSSEPYLCVSDFVAPVDSGVADYIGMFAVSVFGAEELSQQFQAQGDDYSGIMVKALADRLAEAFAEELHVRVRKELWGYSSDEVLQAADLHRVRYQGIRPAAGYPSQPDHTEKSTMWNLAGIQEKTGISLTESLAMTPAASVSGLYFSNPQASYFAVGKITKEQVVDYSGRKKMSVEEVERWLAPILGYDSEA, from the exons GCTTATCGTCTCAACAAGGTGTCTGCAGAGCTGGCGAGGAAGGCTGCAGATGATGTCACCAAACAAACCG gttGTAAACGCTATGTGGCCGGGGCAGTGGGTCCTACCAACAAAACCCTGTCTGTATCCCCATCTGTGGAGAGACCTGACTTCAGGAACATCA CATTTGATGAGCTTGTAGAGGCCTATACGGAGCAGGTCAGAGGTTTGATAGATGGAGGCGCAGACATCCTTTTGGTGGAAACCATCTTTGACACTGCCAACGCCAAG GCTGCCTTATTTGCCATCGACCTGTTGTTTGAAAAGAGCTACGAAAGAAAGCCTATATTT ATCTCAGGGACCATTGTTGACCGGAGTGGACGCACTCTGTCCGGTCAGACCGGAGAAGCCTTTGTAGTGAGTGTATCTCATGCTAATCCTCTTTG CATTGGTCTGAACTGTGCGTTGGGGGCAGCTGAGATGAGGCCATTCATTGAGGCCATTGGAAAAAGCACCTCAGCTTTCATTAGCTGTTATCCCAATGCAG GTCTTCCCAACACATTTGGAGAGTATGACGAAACTCCACAAGTAACATCCGGCCATTTAAAG GAGTTTGCGGTGGATGGACTGGTGAATGTTGTGGGAGGCTGTTGCGGGACCACTCCAGATCACATCAG AGCCATATCTGAAGCAGTCAAACACCGCCAGCCAAGAGTTCCTGCTGCTGATATTTATCAAGACTACATGCTGCTGGCTG GTTTAGAGCCCTTCAGGATTGGCCCTTACACCAACTTTGTTAATATTGGTGAGCGCTGCAACGTGGCTGGCTCACGCAAGTTTGCCAAGCTGATCATGGCAGGAAACTATGAG GAGGCTCTAAGCATTGCTAAGACCCAGGTGGAGATGGGGGCCCAGGTCCTGGACATTAACATGGATGAGGGGATGCTGGAGGGGCCAACAGCTATGGCCCGATTTTGTAACTACATTGCTTCTGAGCCAGATATTGCACGG gTTCCTCTGTGTATCGACTCCTCTAACTTCTCAGTGGTTGAGGCTGGGTTGAAATGCTGTCAGGGGAAGTGTATTGTCAACAGCATCAGTctgaaggaaggagaggaggagttcCTGCTCAGAGCTGCCACTGTGAAGCGCTACGGAGCTGCTGTGGTGGTCATGGCCTTCGATGAGGAGGGACAG GCCACGGATACAGACCGGAAAGTAGAGATCTGCACTCGGGCCTACCAGCTGCTGGTCAGCAAGGTGGGATTTAACCCCAGCGACATCATCTTTGACCCCAACATCCTCACCATCGGTACAGGCATGGAGGAACACAACGAGTACGCCGTCAACTTCATCAGAGCCACTAAACTCATCAAG gAGACATTGCCAAGAGCCAGGGTAAGTGGAGGTCTGTCCAACCTGTCCTTCTCCTTCAGAGGGATGGAGGTCATCAGAGAAGCTATGCATGGAGCATTTCTCTACCATGCAATCAag GATGGTATGGATATGGGCATAGTGAATGCTGGGAACCTGCCGGTCTATGATGACATAGATAAACATCTGCTGTTACTGTGTGAAAACCTCATCTGGAACAGAGATGCTGATGCTACAGAGAAACTGCTGGCCTAcgcacag AGTAATGTGAAAGGAGGGAAGAAGGTGGTTCAGACAGACGAGTGGAGAGAAGGAAGTGTGGAGGACAGGCTGGAGTACGCTCTCATTAAG ggaATAGAGAAGCATGTGGTGGAGGATGTGGAAGAGTGTCGGGCACAGGTGGATCGCTACTCTCGGCCCCTTCACATCATTGAGGGCCCCCTGATGAACGGCATGAAGGTGGTGGGAGATCTCTTTGGAGCTGGGAAGATGTTCCTGCCACAG gtgataAAGTCAGCTCGTGTTATGAAGAAGGCGGTGGGCTATTTGATTCCTTTcatggagaaggagagggaggagatgatGGCGTCGTCGGAGTCAACTGAGGAAATG GATCCCTTTCAGGGAACCATAGTTCTGGCTACAGTGAAGGGAGATGTGCATGATATTGGGAAGAACATTGTTGGTGTGGTGCTGGGTTGCAATAACTTCAG AGTGATCGACCTAGGTGTGATGGTTCCCTGTGATAAGATCCTCCGAGAGGCCATCAGTAAGAAAGCAG ATATCATTGGTTTGTCTGGTCTCATTACCCCCTCACTGGATGAGATGATCTATGTGGccaaagagatggagagactgGGCATTACAATACCACTGCTGATTGGAGGAGCTACCACATCAAA GACACATACAGCGGTGAAGATCGCCCCGCGCTACTCATGTCCTGTTATCCATGTTCTGGATGCCTCAAGGAGTGTGGTGGTG TGCTCACAGCTCCTGGATGAGGCAGTGAGGGAAGAGTACTTTGAGGACCTGAGAGAGGAGTACGAGGACATCAGACAGGAGCACTACGACTCCCTGAAA GATCGTCGGTATCTGTCTCTTTCCCAGGCCAGAGAGAAAGCTTTGCATATTGACTGGCTCTCTGTGCCCAGGCCAG TGCATCCTCAGTTCCTGGGCACTCGTGTGTTTGACTGGTATGACCTGAACAGTCTGGTGGACTTCATCGACTGGAAGCCTTTCTTTGATGTGTGGCAGCTGAGAGGAAAATACCCCAACAGAGGTTACCCCAAGATCTTCAAAGACAAGACTGTTG GTTTGGAGGCTCGGCGAGTCTTTGATGATGCGCAGAAGCTGCTCCACCAGATGATTGACGACGGCAGTTTGAAGGGACGGGGCCTGGTGGGGTTCTGGCATGCCCAGAGTGATGGCGATGACATCAGTGTGTACAAAGATGATGTCACGGTGCACAGAGACACCAAGCCCATTGCCACATTCCATGGCTTACGGCAACAG GTGGAGAAGGACAGCTCCAGTTCAGAGCcctacctgtgtgtgtctgactttgTTGCCCCTGTAGACAGCGGTGTGGCAGACTACATCGGTATGtttgctgtgagtgtgtttggagCTGAGGAGCTTAGTCAGCAGTTCCAGGCTCAGGGGGATGACTACAGCGGCATCATGGTCAAAGCCCTGGCTGACCGACTGGCTGAG gcTTTTGCTGAGGAGCTTCATGTTCGTGTGCGTAAGGAGCTGTGGGGCTACAGCTCTGACGAggtgctgcaggctgcagacctCCACAGAGTTCGCTATCAAGGCATCAGGCCTGCAGCTGGCTACCCCAGCCAGCCTGACCACACAGAGAAGTCCACCATGTGGAACCTGGCTGGGATCCAGGAGAAGACGG gcatTAGTCTGACGGAGTCTCTGGCCATGACGCCTGCTGCCTCAGTGTCTGGACTTTACTTCTCCAACCCTCAGGCCTCATACTTTGCTGTGGGAAAGATCACCAAGGAACAG GTGGTGGACTATTCtgggaggaagaagatgagtgtggaggaggtggagaggtggCTGGCTCCCATACTGGGTTATGACAGTGAGGCATAG